In the Candidatus Dormiibacterota bacterium genome, one interval contains:
- a CDS encoding arginine repressor, with protein MSKRKRQEAILSLIAKHQIATQEELVERLGRVGIHTTQATVSRDIAELGLVRVGGPESHYVKPNDGLGAASPAGREDRLRRLLRDLPLTVRRGQGIAVLTTTPGSANSIASAMDAVAWPEVIGTLAGDDTIFVALALHPRAYGGLAQRLAGLGAYIQPED; from the coding sequence ACCAGATCGCGACCCAGGAAGAACTGGTCGAACGCCTCGGCCGCGTCGGCATCCACACGACGCAGGCAACCGTGTCGCGTGACATCGCCGAGCTTGGGCTGGTTCGCGTTGGCGGGCCGGAGAGCCACTATGTCAAGCCAAACGACGGCCTGGGGGCGGCCTCGCCGGCTGGTCGCGAGGACCGGCTTCGCCGCTTGCTGCGCGACCTGCCGCTGACCGTCCGTCGAGGGCAGGGGATCGCCGTCCTGACCACGACGCCGGGCTCGGCGAATTCGATCGCCTCGGCCATGGACGCGGTCGCATGGCCGGAAGTGATCGGGACGCTCGCCGGCGATGACACGATCTTCGTTGCCCTCGCGCTCCATCCACGCGCCTACGGCGGGCTCGCCCAGCGGCTGGCTGGCCTCGGCGCCTACATTCAACCAGAGGACTGA
- a CDS encoding argininosuccinate synthase translates to MPEKIVLAFSGGLDTTVAVKWLQETRGFDVVALTVDLGSQPNLKAIRERALAAGAVQAYVLDTRQPFIDRFCWPALKADAIYQGQYPLATALGRPLIAQLLVEVAAREGATWVGHGSTGKGNDQVRFDVAVGALNPNLKVLAPLRDGMSMTREEEIAYARAHKLPIEVKPESPYSVDENLWGRSIEAGVLEDALLKPPEDAFLWTSSVDTAPASSAVIELTFEKGVPTARDGRQLGGVTLVEELNRLGGLHGVGRIDMIEDRFVGIKSREIYEAPAAVILHAAHRALEDMVLDAEVARFKASVAAEYARMVYQGKWFTSHRRDLNAYVESTQSAVTGTVRVKLHKGSVQVIGRSSPYSLYRPQLATYSSGDQFDHQAAVGFIKLVGLPVRTQAEVQGTALTEPLLEDDRHVVEVGPGALELGLAEPVLGAAVPGVVDPDLRR, encoded by the coding sequence ATGCCAGAGAAGATCGTCCTCGCCTTCTCCGGTGGCCTCGACACCACCGTGGCCGTGAAATGGCTCCAGGAGACCCGCGGCTTCGACGTGGTCGCTCTGACGGTCGACCTTGGCAGCCAGCCAAACTTGAAGGCGATCCGCGAGCGGGCGCTTGCCGCCGGAGCGGTCCAGGCGTACGTCCTCGACACCCGGCAGCCCTTCATCGACCGGTTTTGCTGGCCGGCCCTGAAGGCGGACGCGATCTACCAGGGCCAGTACCCGCTGGCAACCGCACTTGGCCGTCCGCTGATCGCCCAGCTCCTCGTCGAGGTGGCAGCCCGGGAGGGAGCGACCTGGGTGGGCCACGGTTCGACCGGGAAGGGAAACGACCAGGTCCGCTTCGATGTGGCCGTCGGAGCCCTCAACCCGAATCTGAAGGTGCTGGCGCCGCTGCGGGACGGGATGTCGATGACTCGGGAGGAGGAGATCGCCTACGCCCGCGCCCACAAACTCCCCATTGAGGTCAAGCCCGAATCGCCGTACAGTGTGGACGAGAATCTGTGGGGGCGATCCATCGAGGCCGGGGTCCTGGAGGATGCTCTCCTCAAACCCCCCGAGGACGCATTTCTCTGGACCTCGTCGGTGGACACCGCCCCCGCCAGCTCGGCGGTCATCGAGCTGACCTTCGAGAAGGGCGTTCCCACAGCGCGCGATGGGCGCCAACTCGGGGGCGTGACTTTGGTCGAGGAATTGAACCGGCTGGGAGGCCTCCACGGGGTCGGCCGGATCGACATGATCGAGGACCGCTTCGTGGGGATCAAATCGCGAGAGATCTACGAGGCGCCGGCGGCGGTCATCCTCCACGCGGCACACCGGGCGCTGGAAGACATGGTGCTCGATGCCGAGGTCGCGCGCTTCAAGGCTTCAGTCGCGGCGGAGTACGCGCGCATGGTGTACCAGGGCAAGTGGTTTACGAGCCACCGGCGCGACCTCAATGCCTACGTCGAGAGCACCCAGAGCGCCGTCACAGGAACGGTCCGCGTCAAGCTCCACAAGGGAAGCGTGCAGGTGATCGGCCGGTCGTCGCCCTACTCGCTCTACCGCCCGCAGCTCGCCACCTACTCATCGGGCGACCAGTTCGATCACCAGGCCGCGGTCGGGTTCATCAAGCTGGTCGGCCTACCTGTCCGCACTCAGGCCGAGGTGCAGGGGACCGCGCTCACAGAGCCCCTACTTGAAGACGATCGCCATGTTGTTGAAGTCGGCCCAGGAGCGCTCGAACTCGGCCTTGCTGAACCAGTACTGGGAGCCGCTGTGCCAGGGGTCGTTGACCCGGACCTGCGTCGCTGA